The DNA window CAAAGACGTTTCCGATTTGGCAGAGGGAGCGGCCGATACGTTGGGCGTTGATCCAGAGAACCAGTATCTCCTGCAGTTACTCGAGTGGCTCACCGGGGTGTCTCCGAGGCAGATCGTCGCGATAGGGCTCGTGACCATCACGTACTCAGCCCTGCTGATGACCATGGCCTGGGGACTTCACCTGGGACGGGTATGGGCTGACTGGCTGACGATTGGCGCGACGGGGCTCTTCATTCCCGTTGAGCTGTACGAAACGGTCTGGTCGTTCCGCCTCACCTACGGGGTTGCTCTTACAATCAACGTTTTTGTCGTCTGGTATCTGATCTGCCGCCGCATTCGATCGTTCTCGCTTGAGCGAACAAGGATGCGCCTGCCGCGCGACAACTCCCATTCCGGGCACACTTAGCCTTTCACAACACTCTCGACGACCAGCTCGCCCATTTGCGCCGTGCCAACAAGCACTGTGGGGCCGGGTTGCCAGATATCGGGCGTTCGGTAGCCTCGCTCGAGCACCTGGCTTACCGCAGCCTCGATAGCGGCTGCTGCTGACTCGTGGTGGAGTGAATGGCGCAGGAGCATTGCGACGGACAGGATCGTGGCGAGAGGGTTGGCTTTATCCTGCCCGGCGATGTCTGGAGCGGAGCCATGGATCGGTTCGTATAAGCCTGGGCCATCGCCCAGGCTTGCCGAAGGCAGCATTCCGATAGAGCCGACGAGCATGGCGGCCTCGTCGCTTAGGATATCTCCGAACGTATTCTCGGTCAGCACGACGTCGAAGCGTCGGGGATCGCGGATGAGCTGCATTGCGCAGTTGTCTACCAGCATATGGTCCAACTCGATGTCCGGGAACTCCTTAGCCGCTTCGATGACCACTTGGCGCCAGAGCTGGGAGCTGGCCAGCACATTGACCTTATCGACCGAGGTGAGTCGCTTCCGACGCTGCGCGGCGATCTGAAATCCGATCCTGGCAATCCGCTCGATCTCATGGGTAGTGTAGATGAGCGTATCCACGCCTCGTTTTCCCTTGCCGTTTTCAACGGGGACGATCCCCTTCGGCTCGCCGAAGTAGAGGCCACCGGTCAACTCGCGCAGTACCATCAGATCGACCTCCTCAATGATTTCGCGCTTCAGTGGCGAGGTATCAACGAGGGGGGCGAATAGCTTCACTGGTCGGAGGTTCGCGTACAGTCCCAGCTCCTTACGGAGGAGGAGCAGACCACGCTCCGGCCGGCGATCTACCGGCAGGCTGTCCCATTTGGGACCACCGACCGCGCCGAAGAGGATCGCATCGCACACACTGCAGAGTTGCCGCGTCTCCTGTGGGAGCGGTGTGCCGTGCTTGTCAATGGCGGCCCCCCCGACGACCCCCTCTTCGAACTCCAAGGGGATGCCGAAACGGGCTCCGGCAGTCGCGAGAATCTTCGCCGCCTCCCGGACCACCTCTGGACCAACCCCGTCTCCGCCTAGGACTGCAATCCGAGCCATTCTCCCTCCATCGCTCTTTTGAGTCTCATTATGAGGCACAGCCGAAGTAATCTCGCTCGATGAGTATCACGGCGATTTAGGCAGGTCAAGGGGAAAGGCAGACCCTCACCCTTTCATGATCCTTCTCTCTCCACAGCGTGGAGAGGGCAGAGTGATGGGAGAAGAGTGGGAGGAGGGGCATCAGGCACGCTCAACAAGCGTGTGACCGCCGTAACCTCACGGTCTGAACTGGAAAGTCTGGACCCCTAGGCTCAATTGATTCGAGGACTGCAGGGGATTACTGCCCGCGACCGCCAGCCCCGCATAGGTGAAATAGGTACCGACCGGTTCAAGACCCGTAAACGTGTATGAAAACGGGACTATAAGCTCCGAGCTAAGCGTCACGTTTGAGAGAAAGGAGATGGGAGTAGGACCGAGGGTGAACGAGATGGCCCCACCGGACCCCTGCAGCAGCGAGAGGAACGTGATGCTGTCAGGTAGAAGAGCTCCGAGATAGATGTCTACCTGAGTCGGTGTGGAGCCCGGAGCGAGTGTGGCCTGATAGGCGATTGTTTGGCCCGCATGGAAGGCTGAGCCGTTGAGCGCGACAGCAGCCGTCGGCGGCGTAGTGCCTAAGCTAGTAGAAATAGAGGCCCTTCCACTCACCGCATTAGCAAAGTACGGGATCCAGGCCGAGCGGATCGTATCAATTTTGCTGAGGTCGGTCGATGAGGGTATTGTACCGGTCCTGATCAATAGAATGAACGCTTGGTGCCAGACGGTCGTCGGGTTGACGCCGGTAAAGCCTGGCGGCCGAACCCCCTCGATGGCCGTAATCTGAGCAATAGAGACATTCTGTCGCGTGCCGCTGACAGTCACGCCTATTTCAGGTGGGCTGCTCCGTGTTCTTGTTGTCCCTGTAGGATTCCTGATGAAAAAGAAGTTCGGGACCTCGCTGGCTGATCGGAGGCCCATTGCGTACTGATCCAGGGGACTATACCGGATGGTCAACTCATTCGAGGTGAAGGTTCCGTTGGCGTTATCGATCCAATTGTTACCTTCCATGTCCGAGGCATCGCTATCAAGGAAGAAGCTCCAATGCGCCAAATCTCTCCCCAGGAGAAGGTCGCTGCTGACTCCGCCGTCGTCGAAGCTCAGGAAGGCCAACCACTGATGGCCTGCCTCTTGGCCTATTAGTGTCAATGTGGAGTCGTTATTACCGGGTAGGCGGCAATTCGGGTTTGTCAAACAGGTGAGATCATCAGGGTAGACCGACAGTCTGTTCAAATTCAGCATGCTGTGGAGCCTTCCGGAGCTGCCGAAGAATGAGCTAAGATTGAAGATCGATTGTCCGGTCCCGGTCATGGAGATTCGGATCGGTTGCTCAAAGGCGAAGGCGTCGCCGAGGGCATTGCTGAAGTTGGCAAACATCATTAACTGATCGAGGCTGTCACTATGGGTTTGGTAAAACCGTTTGGCCACAGTAGGGATATGGACCAGCGGGTTCGGCATGCCTCCGAATACCTGCATCAGCGGCTCTTGATTCGAATATATCGAGGTGGAGCCGCCACTCCCCGTGTGGAGGTCGAGGGTCGTCGTAAAGAGGGCGAACGAGCTTCCTGGGGAGATGCCCACGAGGAAGCCGCCCAATACCGGATCGGTTGAGGGCGCGCCGATGCTGCCGTAGGTGAGCTGAATGACGCCGCTGGGAAACAGTGTGATCTGGAAGGTATTCGAGGTACTCGGTGCGCCAAACCGCGGAACGGCATTCCAGGTAATCAGCACCCGGTCCGGCAACGCATTGAAAAATACCCCGCCGCCCAGCGCTGGGTTGAGGTCATTCCAGAGCGCGGCGATACGAGGTAAGCCTTCTGCCATCCGATCCAGGACGGTGCTGAGATCGTTCCCCGCAGCGGAGTTGAAGTTGGCAAAACTGCTCGCACTCCCAAACGTTGCGTATCCATTTGCGTTGACAAAGAGCGCTGTGTAGTTCGTGCCAAAGAAGGGAAAGCTGAAGCCAAGAGCCAGAGCGCCCGTCGAGGTGTCATCGATCAAGCTAAGGTTGGTTCCGAGGTTGGAGTTGATAGTTCCGGTCGCAATACCGATGCTATACCCGCCGCCACTCTTCGGCGTGAAGGTCAACGTCTTGCCGGCTAGATCGAACGCTTCTCCAGGCTGAAGAATTGCGGGGTCGGCCTCGATAACGGCGATATCGCCGGAGTCGAAGTCGGCCCAGGCTGCAGTGGCTGAAAAGACTGTAAGGAGAAGGCAAATAATCGGTACGCATAGCACTCGAAATAGCTTACGTCGCCTCACTCGCGTTAGCCCTTAGAGATTCTTCCCGTTCACGGCTTCGGTCCGGTGTGCCTGGTCTCTGCGATCGGCTGCCATTGGAGCTGTATGGCGCCTTTGGTTGTGAAGAGAACGACGTACTTCGGGTCAGAGGGATCTTCGGCTAAGGTAACCCCTTGAGCATCCAAGGGAACCTCAACCTCCAGCGCAAACCAATGTTGTCCGCCGTCAGAGCTTTGGTAGACGAACGTCTTGACCAGCCGGGAGTGAAGCGGGCGGAGGAGCATCGCCATTATCTGCCGAGGATCGACGTGACTGATCACCATGCTGGGGCTCCCGACACGCCACGGTAAGGGGAATAGTCCCAACCCCCGATTCGTGGCGGCCCATGATGTTCCGCCATCGGTGGTCTTGTACAGACCGTGAAGCTCAGTGCCTGCATAGGCGATTGAGGCGTTGGTGGGATCGATAGCGAGACTCCGGATCGGTACGACGCGCCCGCCCGCCAAGGCTTCCGGCAACCCCTGACCGGCTGGACTCCAGACGCGTCCCCCATCAGGACTTCGAAAGACGCCCTCCTGGTCGGTGCCGATATAGATCGTCTCAGGAACCGTCGGTGCTACAGCAATAGAGCGGATGGCTGAACGGGTCTCTGCCGGAGTAGAGAGGGACCTCCAACTTCCCCCTCCATCTAGGCTCTTCCAGAGTCCGCCGCGACCGCCGACGAACAGGTGCCCTTCATGGAGCGGGTGTACCGCTAGCGCGAGAACGTCGCCATTCGTGAGAGGGGCAACCCGAAGCCGGTCCCAATGATGGCCTTTATCGTCACTGGTGAACAGGCCGGTCTCGGTCGCCACATAGAGCCGTTGTGAGCCGCTTGCCGATTGCGCCATCGCCTTGGGCTGCCCGACGGGAAGCCTGGGGCCTGACTCGTGCATAGCGCCTGACGTACCGGCGGTATGGTCTCCCCCTCGTTCTCCAGACGCGGAGGTCGAGACGGCCCATACCAGCGCCACAATCACTCCAGAAACGCGTAGCAGCCGACCGATCATGATGAACTCGTTTATCATAGCAATGTCGGAGGGGTCAAACCTTTTCTCGTCGCTCTCTTAATCGGCCGCCTGTTGTCGGGCCAGGCCCAGTACAGAGCGCAGGAGAGAGTCGGAAGCGAACAGATGAGCAGGACCGAACATCGGACAAGTGGCGCAGGAAAGCTATGCTATACTGGCGCCATGAAAATCCTCTCTGCTGAGTTCGTTACGAGCGTCTCGTCGCTCGCCCAGCTCCCGCGTGAGCAACGAGCGGAGATCGCGGTCGTGGGCCGCTCCAATGTCGGCAAGTCCTCGTTGATCAACTGCTTGCTGCGTCGCCGTGGGCTTGCCCGCGTCAGCGCCATACCAGGCCGAACGCAGCTTCTTAATTTTTTCCTGGTCAACCAGGACTTCTATCTGGTTGATCTCCCCGGGTACGGTTACGCAAAGGTGCCTGAATCGATTCGGCGAGCGTGGGGGCCACTGGTCGAGGGGTATTTGACTGCAAGTTGCGACCTCAGGGCTGTCATTGTACTCCTTGATGCGCGACAAGGGGTGACGGAGAAGGACCTGCAGATGAAGCGATTATTGGACAATCTCTCCATCGGCTTGGTCCCCGTTCTCACCAAGATCGATAAGCTTCGGCGGACGGTCCGTGACGCGCACATCCGCGGTGTTGCCCATGCCTTAGGCTTGAGTGATCCTGAGACGGTTATCCCGTTTTCTGCGAAGTCTGAGGAGGGCCGGGAATCGTTGCTGGCCATCATCGATAGCTGCGCGCACACGCGACCTTACCCGAGGTGTTCGGCGTTGACTCCGACCTGCAGACCTGCTAGGCTCAAATCAGAGATGATGGGACAGTTATAATGGCTGATTTTTGCAGGAGTGCATGAGGAACTGGATGAGTATGATCGGGTCTGGGTGGGCCAGACAATGCCTCTACGGATTGTTGGGGCTGGCTGTGTTCGGTCAAGGGTGCGTGGCCGCGCAGATGGTCGAGTCCGAAAATTCTGGGAACCGTGGAGTACCCCTGACTACCGCCGCTTCTGTAGCCGAACGGACCGAGGGGAAAGGGAAGGCGGAGGCCTACTATCAATTTATGAGGAGTCTGCTGGCAGAGCAAGCAGGGAATTATCAGGAGGCGATCATATGGCAGAAGGGGGCACTGCACGTCGATCCTCGCTCTGTCATCATGCATCATCACCTGGCCTTCCTGTACATGAAGCGAGGCGACTTTCGAGGGGCGATCACCGCGGGAGAGGATGCGCTCGCTCTTGATCCGAAGAACCTTCAAGCTTATTTGCTCTTGGCTGCCGTCTATCAGAGCTTGCACAACCTTCCGGTCGCCGAACGTTACCTCCGTGAGGCGGTCGACCTGAACCCCAGCCGGATCGAGACGTACCTGCAACTCGCGGCCCTTTACGCGGAGGCCAAGCGAGCGCAGGAGGCGATTGCCGTATACCGGAGAGCGCTGGACGTTGATCCGGGTTCGCTGGTTGCCCGC is part of the Candidatus Methylomirabilis sp. genome and encodes:
- a CDS encoding DUF2127 domain-containing protein; amino-acid sequence: MRVEDSALSESSDSKGGAIRTIIAIKALGGVLFLLIGLSAFALINKDVSDLAEGAADTLGVDPENQYLLQLLEWLTGVSPRQIVAIGLVTITYSALLMTMAWGLHLGRVWADWLTIGATGLFIPVELYETVWSFRLTYGVALTINVFVVWYLICRRIRSFSLERTRMRLPRDNSHSGHT
- the leuB gene encoding 3-isopropylmalate dehydrogenase, translating into MARIAVLGGDGVGPEVVREAAKILATAGARFGIPLEFEEGVVGGAAIDKHGTPLPQETRQLCSVCDAILFGAVGGPKWDSLPVDRRPERGLLLLRKELGLYANLRPVKLFAPLVDTSPLKREIIEEVDLMVLRELTGGLYFGEPKGIVPVENGKGKRGVDTLIYTTHEIERIARIGFQIAAQRRKRLTSVDKVNVLASSQLWRQVVIEAAKEFPDIELDHMLVDNCAMQLIRDPRRFDVVLTENTFGDILSDEAAMLVGSIGMLPSASLGDGPGLYEPIHGSAPDIAGQDKANPLATILSVAMLLRHSLHHESAAAAIEAAVSQVLERGYRTPDIWQPGPTVLVGTAQMGELVVESVVKG
- a CDS encoding YCF48-related protein; translated protein: MIGRLLRVSGVIVALVWAVSTSASGERGGDHTAGTSGAMHESGPRLPVGQPKAMAQSASGSQRLYVATETGLFTSDDKGHHWDRLRVAPLTNGDVLALAVHPLHEGHLFVGGRGGLWKSLDGGGSWRSLSTPAETRSAIRSIAVAPTVPETIYIGTDQEGVFRSPDGGRVWSPAGQGLPEALAGGRVVPIRSLAIDPTNASIAYAGTELHGLYKTTDGGTSWAATNRGLGLFPLPWRVGSPSMVISHVDPRQIMAMLLRPLHSRLVKTFVYQSSDGGQHWFALEVEVPLDAQGVTLAEDPSDPKYVVLFTTKGAIQLQWQPIAETRHTGPKP
- the yihA gene encoding ribosome biogenesis GTP-binding protein YihA/YsxC; translation: MSRTEHRTSGAGKLCYTGAMKILSAEFVTSVSSLAQLPREQRAEIAVVGRSNVGKSSLINCLLRRRGLARVSAIPGRTQLLNFFLVNQDFYLVDLPGYGYAKVPESIRRAWGPLVEGYLTASCDLRAVIVLLDARQGVTEKDLQMKRLLDNLSIGLVPVLTKIDKLRRTVRDAHIRGVAHALGLSDPETVIPFSAKSEEGRESLLAIIDSCAHTRPYPRCSALTPTCRPARLKSEMMGQL